From the Rhodoferax mekongensis genome, one window contains:
- the atpG gene encoding F0F1 ATP synthase subunit gamma: MAAGKEIRGKIKSVENTKKITKAMEMVAASKMRKAQDRMRAARPYSDKIRNIATNLGKANPEYTHAFMQTNDAKTSGFIVVTTDKGLCGGMNTNVLRSVTGKLRDLQAAGVSAQAVAIGNKGLGFLNRVGAKVVSHATQLGDTPHLDKLIGPVKVLLDAYVKGEVNAVYLCYTKFINTMKQEPVVQQLLPLSAAQMEAESQASGSHHAWDYIYEPDAQAVIDDLLTRYVEALVYQAVAENMASEQSARMVAMKAATDNAGSVIGELKLVYNKTRQAAITKELSEIVAGAAAV, translated from the coding sequence ATGGCAGCAGGTAAGGAAATACGCGGCAAGATCAAATCGGTGGAAAACACCAAGAAGATCACCAAGGCCATGGAAATGGTGGCCGCATCCAAAATGCGCAAAGCGCAGGACCGGATGCGGGCTGCCCGTCCGTATAGCGACAAGATTCGCAATATTGCTACCAACCTCGGCAAGGCCAATCCGGAATACACACACGCATTCATGCAAACCAACGACGCAAAGACCTCCGGGTTTATCGTCGTGACCACAGACAAGGGTCTGTGCGGTGGCATGAACACCAACGTGCTGCGTTCCGTGACCGGCAAGTTGCGTGATTTGCAAGCCGCGGGCGTTTCGGCGCAAGCGGTGGCTATCGGCAACAAGGGCTTGGGTTTCTTGAACCGTGTGGGCGCCAAAGTGGTTTCTCACGCTACCCAGTTGGGCGATACGCCCCACCTCGACAAGCTGATCGGGCCTGTCAAAGTATTGCTGGATGCGTATGTCAAGGGTGAAGTGAATGCGGTGTACCTGTGCTACACCAAGTTCATCAACACCATGAAGCAGGAACCCGTGGTTCAGCAGTTGTTGCCTCTGTCTGCTGCGCAGATGGAAGCGGAATCCCAGGCCAGTGGTTCCCACCACGCTTGGGATTACATCTACGAACCCGATGCGCAAGCGGTGATTGACGATCTGTTGACCCGTTACGTCGAGGCACTGGTGTACCAGGCCGTGGCCGAAAACATGGCGTCCGAGCAATCGGCGCGCATGGTGGCCATGAAGGCTGCGACGGACAACGCTGGAAGCGTGATTGGTGAACTGAAGCTGGTCTACAACAAGACCCGCCAAGCCGCCATTACCAAAGAGTTGTCGGAAATCGTGGCCGGTGCCGCGGCGGTGTAA
- a CDS encoding DUF2946 family protein, which translates to MDDIVKQAMAKWPNVPDCFGWLGLDGRGDWYLRDDAAQAAGAFTSGAQGAKGSRLQHEKLIDFIQRNYAVDADGCWYFQNGPQRVYVELQHTPWVWRVSSSGEVASHSGLPTQVSASYLDEAGHLYLATPLGMGLVHTADMENAAAMVEAGHWAPEDVSQATLESRFGFLRSPSARLKTT; encoded by the coding sequence ATGGACGATATCGTGAAGCAGGCGATGGCCAAGTGGCCGAATGTGCCGGATTGTTTTGGATGGCTGGGCTTGGACGGCCGCGGTGATTGGTACCTTCGAGACGACGCCGCACAGGCGGCCGGAGCTTTCACCAGCGGGGCCCAAGGTGCCAAAGGCAGCCGCCTGCAACACGAGAAACTGATTGACTTCATCCAGCGCAACTACGCTGTTGACGCTGACGGTTGCTGGTACTTCCAGAATGGACCGCAGCGGGTGTACGTCGAACTGCAACACACGCCATGGGTCTGGCGCGTCAGCTCAAGCGGCGAGGTGGCCTCCCACAGTGGCTTGCCTACCCAAGTCTCGGCCAGCTATCTGGACGAGGCGGGCCACCTCTATCTGGCAACTCCACTCGGCATGGGTCTTGTGCACACGGCTGACATGGAGAACGCTGCTGCTATGGTGGAGGCGGGCCATTGGGCCCCGGAGGATGTGAGTCAGGCGACCCTAGAAAGCCGCTTTGGCTTTCTTCGCAGTCCTTCAGCCCGGCTGAAAACAACGTAG
- a CDS encoding F0F1 ATP synthase subunit epsilon, with protein MNTIHVDVVSAEESIFSGEAVFVALPGEAGELGIKPRHTPLITRIKPGSVRIQKADGGEEFVFVAGGLLEVQPNCVTVLSDTAIRGKDLDEEKSNAAKAAAEEALKNAKSEIDIARIQSEIAVMAAEISAARKFLKKK; from the coding sequence ATGAACACCATCCACGTTGATGTGGTCAGTGCAGAAGAGTCCATCTTCTCCGGTGAAGCCGTCTTCGTGGCGCTTCCCGGCGAGGCTGGCGAGCTGGGCATCAAGCCCCGCCACACGCCACTGATCACGCGCATCAAGCCCGGCTCGGTGCGCATTCAAAAAGCCGATGGCGGCGAAGAATTTGTATTCGTTGCTGGTGGGCTGTTGGAAGTACAGCCGAACTGTGTGACCGTGTTGTCTGACACGGCCATACGCGGCAAGGATCTCGACGAGGAAAAATCCAATGCTGCCAAAGCGGCTGCGGAAGAAGCCTTGAAGAACGCCAAGAGCGAAATCGACATTGCCCGTATCCAATCGGAAATTGCAGTGATGGCGGCAGAGATCTCGGCAGCCCGCAAGTTCCTGAAAAAGAAGTAA
- a CDS encoding c-type cytochrome yields MSDNSQATGHEEDHTGPIKTPKQLLLAAFFSFVIPIFVIIGLVYYVTSANKPAAGAVNMEKATAERIQKVGMVEIRDANREMKSGEEVFKAQCAACHATGAAGAPKFGDTAAWGARVKTGFEALYTSAIKGKGAMGAQGGGDFSDYEVARAVVYMANAGGAKFDEPKKPAAEAK; encoded by the coding sequence ATGAGCGACAACAGCCAAGCCACCGGGCACGAAGAAGACCACACTGGCCCTATCAAAACGCCCAAACAATTGCTGTTGGCGGCATTCTTCTCTTTTGTGATCCCCATCTTCGTGATCATCGGGCTCGTGTACTACGTCACTTCTGCCAACAAACCCGCGGCTGGTGCGGTCAACATGGAAAAAGCGACCGCTGAGCGCATTCAAAAAGTCGGCATGGTGGAAATCCGCGATGCCAACCGCGAAATGAAGAGCGGTGAAGAAGTGTTCAAGGCCCAGTGCGCTGCGTGCCACGCGACTGGCGCTGCAGGCGCACCTAAATTTGGCGACACCGCCGCTTGGGGCGCACGCGTGAAGACCGGCTTTGAGGCTCTGTACACCTCTGCCATCAAAGGCAAAGGCGCCATGGGCGCTCAAGGGGGTGGTGATTTCTCTGATTATGAAGTTGCCCGTGCTGTGGTCTACATGGCCAACGCCGGTGGTGCCAAATTCGATGAGCCCAAGAAGCCTGCTGCCGAAGCCAAGTAA
- a CDS encoding EAL and HDOD domain-containing protein, with translation MPDHSPVPGEVLDRISIARQPIVNAERSVLAYELFNRSAVASGHSQASDVALALHAVAQSAAPFATSNHDIFIHSVHKGLAGPQWDFLTPAKTVIEIAPAPQHAADFIASQVPALVALKSRGFRLAFKHSVVAPVYKPWQALADFVKLNASSTEVQQYKPLVAAARQRTPASLIAEKVEDSAQFEAMRALGVEEFQGYWFSIPETVQSKVLSPSQASAIQLFKLVQAEASLDEVETVLKKDAALGVSLLRIINSASSGMRQKVTSIRQAIMLLGYGRLVRWAAMLLTNTHAHTNIQGTAAVVRGRMMELLAQHSMDAEEAGAAFLVGLLSQIDTLLGQPMEDLVQQLALDDAVSHALLTGDGKFGALLALVCACESDDEAAFSVAFSRLPYSLRHINMAHMEALVWADSLSE, from the coding sequence ATGCCTGACCACAGCCCGGTACCCGGCGAAGTCCTGGACCGTATTTCCATCGCCAGACAGCCCATCGTGAACGCGGAGCGTTCCGTATTGGCTTATGAGCTGTTCAACCGGTCGGCTGTGGCATCCGGGCATTCACAGGCCAGCGATGTCGCCCTGGCGCTGCATGCGGTTGCCCAAAGTGCAGCGCCTTTTGCCACCAGCAACCACGACATCTTTATTCATTCGGTTCACAAGGGCTTGGCGGGGCCGCAATGGGACTTTCTGACCCCGGCCAAAACCGTGATCGAGATAGCGCCCGCCCCCCAACACGCTGCAGACTTCATCGCATCGCAGGTGCCGGCACTTGTGGCATTGAAGTCGAGGGGCTTCAGGCTGGCCTTTAAGCACAGTGTGGTCGCGCCTGTTTACAAGCCCTGGCAGGCATTGGCGGATTTCGTCAAGCTCAATGCCTCGAGCACCGAGGTTCAGCAATACAAGCCACTGGTTGCCGCGGCCAGGCAACGCACACCCGCCAGTTTGATCGCGGAAAAAGTGGAGGACAGCGCCCAGTTTGAAGCCATGCGTGCGTTGGGGGTTGAGGAATTTCAAGGCTATTGGTTTTCCATTCCCGAGACGGTGCAGTCCAAGGTTCTGTCCCCGAGCCAAGCCAGTGCCATCCAATTGTTCAAACTGGTGCAAGCCGAGGCGTCCCTGGATGAAGTGGAAACCGTGCTCAAAAAGGACGCTGCCTTGGGGGTCAGCCTGCTGCGCATCATCAACTCTGCCTCCTCAGGCATGCGACAAAAGGTCACTTCTATCCGCCAGGCCATCATGCTGCTGGGTTATGGCCGCCTGGTGCGCTGGGCGGCCATGCTTCTCACCAACACCCATGCGCATACCAACATTCAAGGCACAGCTGCAGTCGTTCGAGGACGGATGATGGAACTGCTGGCCCAGCACAGCATGGATGCGGAAGAGGCTGGGGCTGCGTTCTTGGTGGGGCTTTTGTCGCAAATCGATACCCTGCTGGGTCAGCCCATGGAAGATCTGGTGCAACAACTGGCGCTGGACGATGCGGTCTCGCACGCCCTATTGACCGGCGACGGGAAGTTCGGTGCATTGCTGGCCTTGGTGTGCGCTTGCGAATCGGACGATGAGGCCGCGTTCTCGGTGGCATTCAGTCGACTGCCCTACTCCCTGCGGCATATCAACATGGCGCACATGGAAGCACTGGTGTGGGCGGATAGCCTTTCAGAGTGA
- a CDS encoding TPM domain-containing protein: protein MLQLWTRWVRHCWADDAVRQLPSGLSDRLAAHVRRVERTHSGEIRVSIESALPSSYLLQSAAMKTLLRQRAVDEFSRLRVWDTEYNNGVLIYLCLAERAIELVADRGIQHKVDDTHWAKLIGSLGESLQAGRWETGLCTAIDAVSQTLQTHFPLASGQHNPNELSDTPSIR, encoded by the coding sequence ATGTTGCAGCTTTGGACCCGTTGGGTTCGCCATTGTTGGGCCGACGACGCCGTGCGGCAGTTGCCCTCAGGTTTGAGTGATCGATTGGCAGCCCACGTTCGCCGAGTTGAGCGCACCCATAGCGGAGAGATCAGGGTCTCTATCGAGTCAGCGCTGCCAAGTAGCTACCTGTTGCAGTCTGCGGCTATGAAGACGCTTTTACGCCAGCGCGCCGTGGACGAGTTCTCGCGCCTCCGGGTATGGGACACTGAATACAACAACGGGGTCCTTATCTACCTGTGCCTGGCTGAGCGAGCCATAGAGTTGGTGGCAGACCGCGGCATACAGCACAAGGTCGACGACACGCATTGGGCAAAGTTAATTGGCTCTTTAGGCGAGAGCTTGCAGGCTGGCCGCTGGGAGACCGGATTGTGCACGGCCATTGATGCGGTGAGCCAGACGCTACAGACGCATTTCCCACTGGCATCCGGCCAGCACAACCCGAATGAGCTTTCGGACACTCCGAGCATTCGATAG
- the atpD gene encoding F0F1 ATP synthase subunit beta, translating into MAQANSQVQGKIVQCIGAVVDVEFPRDKMPGIYDALKMEGSTLTLEVQQQLGDGIVRTIALGSSDGLRRGMIVSNTEKPIMVPVGQATLGRIMDVLGAPIDERGPVASELTASIHRKAPTYDELSPSQELLETGIKVIDLVCPFAKGGKVGLFGGAGVGKTVNMMELINNIAKAHSGLSVFAGVGERTREGNDFYHEMADSGVVNLEDLPKSKVAMVYGQMNEPPGNRLRVALTGLTIAESFRDEGRDVLFFVDNIYRYTLAGTEVSALLGRMPSAVGYQPTLAEEMGRLQERITSTKVGSITSIQAVYVPADDLTDPSPATTFAHLDSTVVLSRDIASLGIYPAVDPLDSTSRQLDPNVVGEEHYNTARAVQGTLQRYKELRDIIAILGMDELAPEDKLTVARARKIQRFLSQPFHVAEVFTGSPGKYVTLAETIRGFKMIVAGECDHLPEQAFYMVGTIDEAFEKAKKV; encoded by the coding sequence ATGGCTCAAGCTAACTCCCAAGTCCAGGGAAAAATTGTTCAGTGTATTGGCGCTGTGGTGGACGTTGAGTTCCCACGTGACAAGATGCCCGGCATTTATGACGCGCTGAAGATGGAAGGCTCTACCCTGACGCTGGAAGTTCAGCAGCAGCTGGGTGACGGCATCGTCCGTACCATCGCTTTGGGATCTTCCGACGGCTTGCGTCGCGGCATGATCGTGTCCAACACCGAGAAGCCCATCATGGTCCCCGTGGGCCAGGCTACTCTGGGTCGCATCATGGACGTGTTGGGTGCGCCCATCGACGAACGTGGTCCTGTAGCTTCCGAGCTGACAGCATCTATCCACCGCAAGGCTCCTACTTACGACGAGCTGAGCCCATCGCAAGAGTTGCTGGAAACCGGCATCAAGGTGATTGACTTGGTTTGCCCGTTTGCCAAGGGCGGCAAGGTCGGTCTGTTCGGTGGTGCCGGTGTGGGCAAAACCGTGAACATGATGGAACTGATCAACAACATCGCCAAGGCGCACAGCGGTTTGTCCGTGTTTGCCGGTGTGGGTGAGCGTACCCGTGAAGGGAACGACTTCTATCACGAGATGGCTGACTCCGGCGTTGTGAATCTGGAAGACCTGCCCAAGTCCAAAGTGGCAATGGTGTACGGCCAGATGAACGAGCCACCAGGCAACCGTTTGCGCGTTGCATTGACTGGTTTGACCATTGCGGAATCTTTCCGTGACGAAGGCCGTGACGTGTTGTTCTTCGTGGACAACATCTACCGTTACACCTTGGCCGGTACCGAAGTGTCCGCTCTGCTGGGTCGTATGCCTTCTGCTGTGGGCTACCAGCCTACACTGGCCGAAGAAATGGGCCGTCTGCAAGAGCGTATTACTTCTACCAAAGTGGGTTCCATCACTTCCATCCAGGCCGTGTACGTGCCTGCCGATGACTTGACCGATCCATCTCCAGCGACCACCTTCGCTCACTTGGACTCCACCGTGGTGTTGTCCCGTGACATCGCGTCCTTGGGTATCTATCCTGCTGTGGATCCTTTGGACTCCACCAGCCGCCAGTTGGACCCCAACGTAGTGGGCGAAGAGCACTACAACACTGCCCGTGCAGTGCAGGGTACTCTGCAGCGCTACAAGGAATTGCGCGACATTATTGCGATTCTGGGTATGGACGAATTGGCCCCTGAAGACAAGCTGACTGTGGCACGCGCTCGTAAGATCCAGCGTTTCCTGTCTCAGCCTTTCCACGTGGCTGAAGTGTTCACCGGCTCTCCTGGCAAGTACGTGACCTTGGCTGAAACCATCCGCGGTTTCAAGATGATCGTTGCCGGCGAATGCGACCACCTGCCAGAACAAGCGTTCTACATGGTCGGTACCATCGACGAAGCGTTCGAAAAAGCCAAGAAGGTCTAA
- a CDS encoding TPM domain-containing protein, whose amino-acid sequence MSALLASRLLGRAICTACLWSLLVMGAWAQSVRLVPQLSSRVIDETGTLTAVQSEALASKLAALEKQTGAQLVVLIVETTTPEDIAVFAQRVGDTWKLGRKDVGDGLLLLVAKQDRKIRIEVAKTLEGAIPDLLASRVISQTIAPRFKQGDFAGGVDAGVDQLSGLIRGEQLPAPQSEQRSGSGFQWMDLAVFLFFASAIAGSMARRAFGTRLGSMLIGVTCGVVVFFVTKTWWLALLASFAGLVMTLISSLSRVGTGSVNAGSYSGGGTGGWSGSDNGGGFSSGGGGNFGGGGASGGW is encoded by the coding sequence TTGTCTGCATTATTGGCCTCCCGTCTCCTTGGGCGTGCAATCTGCACCGCCTGCCTGTGGAGTCTGCTCGTCATGGGAGCATGGGCCCAGTCCGTTCGGCTCGTTCCTCAACTGTCTTCGCGTGTGATTGACGAAACAGGCACGTTGACTGCTGTGCAGAGTGAGGCTCTTGCATCCAAATTAGCCGCATTAGAGAAACAGACTGGAGCACAACTGGTGGTGTTGATAGTAGAGACCACAACGCCGGAAGATATCGCTGTGTTTGCCCAACGTGTCGGTGACACCTGGAAATTGGGGCGGAAAGACGTTGGCGATGGCCTCCTTCTGTTGGTCGCCAAACAAGACCGGAAAATCCGGATTGAGGTAGCCAAAACACTGGAAGGAGCCATCCCAGACCTTTTGGCCAGCCGGGTCATTTCGCAGACCATTGCACCCCGCTTTAAGCAAGGGGATTTTGCGGGTGGTGTGGATGCCGGCGTAGACCAGTTATCCGGCCTGATACGTGGCGAGCAGCTTCCTGCGCCGCAGAGCGAGCAACGCAGTGGCTCCGGATTTCAATGGATGGATTTGGCCGTGTTTTTATTTTTTGCGTCCGCCATTGCAGGCTCCATGGCCCGCCGGGCCTTCGGGACACGATTAGGCTCCATGCTAATAGGTGTGACTTGTGGGGTCGTGGTCTTCTTTGTGACAAAGACCTGGTGGCTGGCGCTGCTAGCCAGCTTTGCAGGCCTAGTGATGACCTTGATCTCCAGCCTCAGTCGCGTTGGAACAGGCTCTGTAAATGCGGGCAGCTATTCCGGTGGCGGCACGGGTGGCTGGTCCGGTAGCGACAACGGCGGCGGTTTCAGCTCAGGCGGTGGGGGTAATTTCGGAGGCGGTGGCGCCTCAGGAGGATGGTGA
- a CDS encoding LemA family protein — MESTLKSGCTRWLHRLAGGVAVALALLLSGCGYNDFQRLDEQTQAAWSEVLNQYQRRADLVPNIVATVKGEAAFEQDTLTKVVEARAKATSMQVSPETLNNPDAFAKFQKAQGELGGALSRLMVVSEQYPNLKANQGFSDLRVQLEGTENRIAVARNRYIQSVQEYNVLARSFPSNLTAMVFSYQPKPAFTVANEAAISAPPVVDFNKK, encoded by the coding sequence ATGGAATCGACTTTGAAATCGGGTTGCACACGTTGGTTGCATCGACTGGCGGGCGGTGTTGCCGTGGCCTTGGCTCTCCTGTTGAGTGGTTGCGGGTACAACGATTTCCAGCGCTTGGATGAGCAGACGCAAGCGGCATGGAGTGAGGTGTTGAACCAGTACCAGCGCCGTGCCGACCTGGTGCCCAACATCGTAGCCACCGTCAAGGGCGAAGCGGCCTTTGAGCAAGACACCTTGACCAAGGTGGTCGAGGCACGTGCCAAGGCAACCTCCATGCAAGTCAGCCCCGAGACCTTGAACAACCCGGATGCTTTCGCCAAGTTCCAGAAAGCCCAAGGCGAATTGGGCGGAGCGCTCAGCCGGCTGATGGTGGTGAGTGAACAGTACCCCAACCTGAAGGCCAATCAAGGTTTCAGCGATCTGCGCGTACAACTGGAGGGCACAGAAAACCGCATCGCCGTAGCCCGCAATCGCTACATCCAAAGCGTGCAGGAATACAACGTACTGGCGCGCAGCTTCCCGAGCAACCTGACGGCCATGGTCTTCAGCTACCAGCCCAAGCCAGCCTTCACCGTGGCCAATGAGGCGGCCATCAGCGCGCCGCCGGTGGTCGACTTCAACAAGAAGTAG
- a CDS encoding YheT family hydrolase produces the protein MNYVAPAWLPGGNLQTIWPALYSRRVFGPHPQYRRERWDTPDDDFVDVDWLHSSVSSEAPLLVLFHGLEGTSRSHYAEAFADFAQSRGMAYAVPHFRGCSGELNRAPRAYHSGDYEEIGWVLQQFRSRHRGPILAVGVSLGGNALLRWAEESGDSAASTAMAVAAVCSPIDLAAGGYAIGRGFNRLVYTRMFLNTMVPKALQKLAQFPGLFDGDALKAARDLYEFDNIFTAPLHGFKSTEDYWARASAKPHLHRIRIPALVVNARNDPFVPAWSLPSQADVGQHVTLWQPAHGGHVGFPQGRVPGHVRTMPEAVGSWLAGSLSGGMN, from the coding sequence ATGAATTATGTAGCGCCAGCCTGGCTCCCCGGGGGTAACCTGCAGACCATCTGGCCGGCGCTGTATTCCAGGCGTGTATTTGGGCCTCACCCTCAATACCGCAGGGAGCGCTGGGATACCCCCGACGACGACTTTGTCGATGTCGACTGGCTCCACTCGTCCGTAAGCAGCGAAGCGCCATTGCTGGTGCTGTTCCACGGGCTCGAGGGTACCTCCCGCAGCCACTACGCGGAAGCCTTCGCTGACTTTGCACAATCGCGCGGCATGGCTTATGCAGTGCCGCATTTCAGAGGGTGCAGCGGAGAGCTGAACCGTGCGCCGCGCGCCTATCACTCTGGCGACTATGAGGAGATCGGATGGGTGCTCCAGCAGTTCCGCAGTCGACATCGCGGCCCCATCCTCGCTGTGGGTGTTTCCTTGGGTGGCAATGCCCTGTTGCGCTGGGCAGAGGAGTCGGGCGACTCTGCCGCGTCAACGGCCATGGCAGTGGCTGCCGTATGTTCTCCGATCGACCTTGCGGCTGGTGGCTATGCCATCGGCCGGGGTTTCAACCGGCTGGTGTACACACGCATGTTCTTGAACACCATGGTGCCCAAAGCACTGCAGAAGCTGGCTCAGTTTCCGGGGCTGTTCGATGGAGATGCATTGAAGGCTGCGCGCGATCTCTATGAATTCGACAACATCTTCACTGCCCCGCTACATGGCTTCAAAAGTACCGAGGACTACTGGGCCCGTGCATCTGCAAAGCCCCATTTGCACCGGATACGGATACCAGCACTCGTGGTGAACGCGCGAAACGATCCGTTTGTTCCCGCTTGGAGTCTGCCTTCACAGGCAGATGTAGGGCAGCACGTGACACTCTGGCAACCGGCTCACGGTGGACATGTCGGTTTTCCGCAAGGACGGGTACCGGGGCACGTGCGCACCATGCCGGAAGCCGTAGGGTCGTGGCTAGCTGGCTCCCTTTCAGGCGGAATGAACTAG
- a CDS encoding glycine zipper 2TM domain-containing protein, which produces MTFKTLFTLSLLCAAGASGAQEVGRVISTQAIVQQVATPRQVCTDQQVEVIPQKSGAGAAMGAVAGGAIGNAVGRGAGNAAATVIGVLGGAVLGDRIEGSPPPQMQTVRNCNTQNFYENRTVGYNVIYEYAGRQYSVQMPHDPGPTVQLQVTPVGLNNPNPAYTPQAPVVQQTYVPAPVIEFRVIYQPYYPRPYYFPPVNLHFGYGHWGHHPWR; this is translated from the coding sequence ATGACATTCAAAACACTTTTCACCTTGTCCTTGCTCTGCGCTGCAGGAGCCAGCGGAGCACAGGAGGTCGGACGGGTGATCTCCACCCAAGCTATCGTTCAGCAAGTAGCCACTCCGCGGCAAGTGTGTACCGACCAGCAGGTTGAAGTCATTCCCCAGAAATCAGGGGCCGGTGCCGCCATGGGCGCAGTTGCGGGCGGTGCCATCGGGAATGCAGTGGGTCGTGGCGCAGGCAATGCGGCTGCGACGGTGATCGGTGTCTTGGGCGGAGCTGTACTTGGCGACCGCATTGAGGGATCACCTCCACCCCAAATGCAGACGGTGCGCAACTGCAACACGCAAAATTTCTATGAAAACCGGACGGTGGGCTACAACGTGATTTACGAGTACGCAGGCCGGCAATATTCGGTGCAGATGCCCCACGACCCGGGCCCGACTGTGCAGTTGCAAGTCACTCCGGTGGGTTTGAACAACCCGAACCCGGCATACACCCCACAGGCGCCTGTGGTGCAGCAAACCTACGTGCCCGCGCCGGTTATTGAGTTCCGTGTGATTTATCAGCCGTACTACCCGCGCCCCTACTACTTTCCGCCGGTAAATCTGCATTTCGGCTACGGACACTGGGGACATCACCCCTGGAGGTGA
- a CDS encoding YybH family protein, whose protein sequence is MPRQKAKLHAVMGGTPDEVEAAFYEALQLGDLEKLMACWADEDDIACIHPGGGRLMGAGAIRAAFEAMFAHGGAVQVRPEHIRRVDSIASAVHHVLEKVDILTPEGPSSAHVIATNVYHKTPQGWRLVVHHASPGTPEDATGHLHSPQVLH, encoded by the coding sequence ATGCCAAGACAAAAAGCAAAACTGCATGCCGTAATGGGCGGTACACCCGACGAAGTCGAAGCTGCTTTCTACGAGGCCCTGCAACTGGGTGATCTCGAGAAACTCATGGCTTGCTGGGCTGATGAGGACGATATCGCCTGCATTCACCCCGGCGGCGGCCGCCTGATGGGTGCGGGCGCCATCCGCGCAGCATTTGAAGCCATGTTTGCGCATGGTGGCGCCGTGCAAGTACGGCCGGAACACATACGACGGGTGGACTCCATCGCGAGCGCTGTCCACCATGTGCTGGAAAAGGTCGATATTCTCACGCCTGAGGGGCCGAGCAGCGCCCATGTGATTGCCACCAACGTGTATCACAAGACCCCGCAAGGCTGGCGCCTCGTCGTGCACCACGCCAGCCCCGGAACACCTGAAGATGCAACGGGTCATCTGCACTCTCCCCAGGTATTGCATTGA